The Parabacteroides sp. AD58 genome includes a window with the following:
- a CDS encoding TonB-dependent receptor: MKFSFCLFLLLASWFVGLEAAAQHNFILSGKITARDGSAMPQVTVSVKGTTLGTYSDADGKYSLRLKSGTYTLSLSFLGYETLEKTIVLNQNMTRDFVMKESSVSLDGVNVYGKSRSQKIREGAFSVNALDVKPIVNSLNNLTTLVDHSAGVKIRQEGGVGSDYDLSINGMSGNSVRYFIDGVPLDIKGSGVSLSNLPVNIIDRVEIYKGVVPASLGTDALGGAINIITRQEQKNYLDVSYSVGSFHTHKADLNAQFVEKRTGLIVHPTVGISYSLNDYMMKGVEVWDEDSRKYVPSDRRRFHDGYFSVLTQLEAGFRNKSWADAFFVSASYSKVDKKLQTGSVQSKVYGMAERQSDAWNVSARYQKDHFLLDRLRFNALFSHTWDYSITVDTAYRKYDWNGNYIESSRNEITGRGRSIRHYNRPLTVVRGNLDYAFSASHSINLNYMLNRTGNNRYDELDTDFEAANDVLCKHIVGLAYHQSLWDGRMENSFFVKNYVNHLNIRQTDLYWQTGSDEVKGSSTKSYPGYGAGLRYNFFQPLAVKASFEHSVRLPLARELLGNGTTVYANVALKPEKSDNVNLGLFGTWHPAGAHTLSYELNGFLRFVDDYIQATVSEKEGMMQYENVPAVNIKGMEGEVRYDFDGRLQLSANVSYQDARDQRKLKDDGKPSATYMNRVPNRPWLFSSSGASYTFHDVFLHNSRLRIGMDYQWVHWYFLTWEAYGARESKAKIPTQHICDADITYSWHNGRYNVSVECTNFLDKLAYDNYKLQKPGRAFMAKFRLFIE, from the coding sequence ATGAAATTTTCTTTTTGTCTGTTTTTGCTGTTGGCTTCGTGGTTTGTCGGTCTGGAAGCGGCTGCCCAGCATAACTTTATCCTGTCGGGGAAAATAACGGCACGTGACGGTAGTGCCATGCCACAGGTTACTGTTTCTGTCAAGGGAACAACTTTGGGTACTTATAGCGATGCCGACGGCAAATACTCATTGCGCCTGAAATCAGGAACTTATACCTTGTCTCTCTCATTTCTGGGGTATGAAACCCTGGAAAAGACGATTGTTCTGAACCAGAATATGACGAGAGACTTTGTGATGAAAGAGAGTTCCGTGAGTTTGGATGGGGTTAATGTCTACGGGAAGAGCCGCTCACAGAAAATAAGAGAAGGGGCTTTTTCTGTCAATGCGTTGGACGTGAAGCCTATAGTCAACTCCTTGAACAATCTTACGACATTAGTGGACCACAGCGCGGGCGTGAAGATCCGCCAAGAAGGAGGCGTAGGTTCCGATTATGACTTGTCTATCAACGGTATGTCGGGAAATTCCGTCCGGTATTTCATCGACGGAGTTCCTTTGGATATCAAGGGAAGCGGAGTCTCGCTTTCCAACCTGCCAGTAAATATTATTGATCGTGTAGAGATTTACAAGGGTGTGGTTCCGGCCAGCCTGGGAACTGATGCATTGGGAGGTGCCATCAATATCATTACCCGCCAGGAACAGAAGAATTACCTGGATGTTTCCTACAGCGTTGGGTCTTTTCATACCCACAAGGCTGACTTGAACGCTCAGTTCGTGGAAAAGCGAACCGGTCTGATTGTCCATCCTACAGTCGGAATCAGTTATTCCCTGAACGACTATATGATGAAAGGAGTGGAGGTTTGGGATGAGGACAGCCGTAAATACGTGCCGTCTGACCGCCGGCGTTTCCACGATGGCTATTTCTCCGTATTGACACAGCTGGAAGCCGGATTCCGGAACAAGTCGTGGGCGGATGCTTTCTTTGTTTCAGCATCGTATTCAAAGGTGGATAAAAAATTACAGACCGGATCCGTGCAAAGTAAGGTTTATGGAATGGCTGAACGTCAGAGTGATGCCTGGAATGTTTCGGCACGCTACCAGAAGGATCATTTCCTACTGGACCGGCTGCGGTTCAACGCCTTGTTCTCGCATACTTGGGACTATTCGATAACAGTCGATACGGCTTACCGCAAATACGACTGGAACGGGAACTACATAGAAAGTTCACGTAATGAGATCACGGGGCGTGGGCGTTCCATACGCCATTACAATCGTCCGCTTACGGTCGTGCGGGGTAATCTGGACTATGCATTTAGTGCATCTCATAGCATCAATCTGAATTATATGTTGAACCGTACCGGAAACAACCGCTATGATGAGCTGGATACCGATTTTGAAGCGGCAAACGACGTGCTTTGCAAACATATTGTGGGACTGGCTTACCATCAGTCGCTTTGGGACGGACGGATGGAAAATTCTTTTTTCGTGAAGAATTACGTGAACCACCTGAATATCCGCCAGACCGATCTGTATTGGCAGACCGGTTCGGATGAAGTAAAGGGTTCCAGTACCAAAAGTTATCCTGGATATGGAGCCGGACTGCGCTATAATTTTTTTCAGCCGCTGGCTGTCAAAGCTTCCTTCGAACATAGTGTACGCCTTCCATTAGCCCGCGAATTGTTAGGCAACGGAACGACGGTGTATGCCAATGTAGCCTTAAAACCGGAAAAGAGTGATAATGTGAACCTCGGTTTGTTCGGTACATGGCATCCCGCCGGTGCGCATACTCTTTCGTATGAACTGAACGGTTTCCTCCGGTTTGTGGATGATTATATTCAGGCTACTGTTTCTGAAAAAGAAGGAATGATGCAATATGAGAATGTTCCGGCGGTCAATATCAAGGGGATGGAAGGGGAAGTCCGCTATGATTTTGACGGCAGGCTTCAGCTTTCGGCCAATGTCAGCTATCAGGACGCCCGTGACCAGCGCAAGCTGAAGGACGACGGGAAACCATCGGCCACCTATATGAACCGTGTTCCGAACCGTCCCTGGCTGTTCAGTAGTTCTGGGGCCTCGTACACGTTCCATGACGTGTTCCTGCACAACAGCCGTTTGCGTATTGGCATGGATTATCAGTGGGTGCATTGGTATTTTCTTACTTGGGAGGCTTATGGAGCACGTGAGAGTAAGGCAAAAATTCCTACACAGCACATCTGTGATGCTGATATCACCTATTCCTGGCATAACGGTCGCTACAACGTGTCTGTGGAATGTACCAACTTCCTCGATAAGTTGGCTTATGATAACTACAAGCTTCAGAAGCCCGGGCGTGCTTTTATGGCCAAGTTCCGGCTGTTCATCGAGTAA